The following are from one region of the Rhodospirillaceae bacterium genome:
- the pseB gene encoding UDP-N-acetylglucosamine 4,6-dehydratase (inverting): protein MTANTPYRTFDENLPDLDGKSILITGGTGSFGRGFLRKILDNYKPSRLIIFSRDELKQSDMAEETKVADHPSLRYFIGDVRDRSRLEMAMHDVNIVIHAAALKQVPAAEYNPMECIHTNVLGAENIVQAALRTDVTQVIALSTDKAANPINLYGASKLASDKIFIAANNLSGASGARFSVVRYGNVIGSRGSVVPLFQKLVAAGADSLPITDPRMSRFWITLEQGVNFVLSCLELMKGGELFVPKIPSMTVTDMATAVAPELPHHTIGIRPGEKLHEVMISEDDSRTTFDLGDRYVIMPAYKFWSGEEDTQAQGDPVADGFSYTSDGNDEWLGPEALRELMSTPHP from the coding sequence ATGACAGCAAATACGCCATATAGAACATTCGACGAAAATTTACCTGACCTTGACGGGAAATCAATTTTAATAACCGGGGGCACCGGGTCTTTCGGTCGCGGCTTCTTAAGGAAAATTCTCGATAATTATAAGCCATCACGGCTGATCATTTTTTCCCGTGACGAACTGAAGCAAAGCGACATGGCAGAGGAAACCAAGGTCGCCGACCATCCATCGCTACGATATTTTATAGGCGATGTGCGCGACCGGTCGCGCCTTGAAATGGCCATGCATGATGTGAATATCGTGATCCATGCAGCAGCCCTAAAGCAGGTACCTGCGGCAGAATACAATCCCATGGAATGTATTCACACCAATGTTCTTGGCGCGGAAAATATCGTTCAAGCAGCACTTCGCACAGATGTGACGCAGGTGATTGCCCTTTCCACGGACAAGGCCGCCAACCCCATCAACCTGTATGGTGCAAGCAAGCTGGCTTCGGACAAAATTTTTATCGCAGCCAATAATTTAAGTGGCGCATCCGGTGCCCGGTTTTCGGTCGTGCGTTATGGTAATGTTATCGGCTCGCGAGGCAGTGTCGTGCCATTGTTCCAGAAACTTGTTGCCGCGGGCGCCGACAGCCTGCCGATCACCGATCCACGCATGTCGCGATTCTGGATTACCCTGGAACAGGGCGTAAACTTTGTCCTCTCATGCCTGGAACTTATGAAGGGCGGCGAGCTTTTTGTTCCCAAAATTCCCAGCATGACGGTTACCGATATGGCGACTGCGGTTGCTCCCGAGCTGCCCCACCATACCATCGGCATCCGGCCCGGCGAGAAATTACATGAGGTCATGATTTCGGAGGATGATTCACGCACCACCTTTGATCTTGGAGATCGCTACGTCATCATGCCGGCCTATAAATTTTGGTCGGGCGAAGAAGATACTCAAGCGCAAGGCGATCCGGTCGCCGATGGTTTTTCCTATACCAGCGACGGCAACGATGAGTGGTTGGGGCCAGAGGCGCTGCGCGAACTGATGTCCACGCCGCACCCTTGA